The following coding sequences are from one Sphingobium sp. Cam5-1 window:
- the rplJ gene encoding 50S ribosomal protein L10 yields MDRNQKAEVVSALNAHLAEVGVVVVTRNLGLTVAQSTQLRQKMREAGGTYKVTKNRLAKIAFEGTSYTNLSDLLTGPVGLASSADPVAAAKVAVDFAKTNDKLEIVGGAMGEVLLNAEGVKALASMPSLDELRAKIVGLLVAPATKLATVTQAPAAQLARVFNAYAEKNAA; encoded by the coding sequence ATGGATCGTAATCAGAAAGCTGAGGTCGTTTCCGCGCTGAACGCACATCTGGCAGAAGTTGGCGTGGTCGTCGTGACCCGCAACCTCGGGCTGACGGTCGCCCAGTCGACCCAGCTGCGTCAGAAGATGCGGGAAGCCGGTGGCACCTACAAGGTTACGAAGAACCGCCTCGCCAAGATCGCCTTTGAAGGCACCAGCTACACCAACCTCAGCGACCTGCTGACTGGTCCGGTTGGCCTCGCCTCCTCTGCCGATCCGGTTGCAGCCGCCAAGGTTGCAGTCGATTTCGCCAAGACCAACGACAAGCTTGAGATCGTTGGCGGCGCAATGGGCGAAGTGCTGCTGAACGCGGAGGGCGTCAAGGCGCTCGCCTCGATGCCGTCGCTGGATGAACTGCGTGCGAAGATCGTTGGGCTGCTCGTTGCACCCGCGACCAAGCTCGCGACCGTCACCCAGGCACCGGCTGCGCAGCTCGCGCGGGTCTTCAACGCCTATGCGGAAAAGAACGCGGCCTAA
- a CDS encoding RelA/SpoT family protein, producing MLRQYELVERVKRYDPDADEAMINRAYVFSVQKHGSQKRASGDPYFSHPIEVAGILTDFSLDDQTIVTALLHDTIEDTLVTYDEIESAFGKDVAKMVDGVTKLSKIEAMSENERAAENLRKFLLAMSDDIRVLLVKLADRLHNMRTLHFIKNETKRRRIARETMDIYAPLAERIGMYDFMREMQLLAFRELEPEAYDSITKRLEQLKEGGHDKVDRIGAELQLLLGGKNLSVTVSGREKHPYSIWKKMQERHISFEQLTDVMAFRVITETTEDCYRALGVIHQTYKMVPGRFKDYISTPKRNGYRSLHTTVIHQDNARIEVQIRSRDMHNDAELGLAAHWAYKQKGDAADHHAAWLRDLVEILEQSQDADELLEHTRMAMYQDRIFAFSPKGELHQLPKGSTPVDFAYAVHTSLGNQTVGAKVNGRVVPLRTSLENGDQVEILKSEGQEPQPGWLTFAITGKARAAIRRYIRQKQRGEEVALGEKLYEEIIGRFSPELASELGDKALKAALKRLKLDDRASLMVAIATHRLLDSEVMEALIPGSTSVDGIEEAHPRQHAPVSIRGLTPGIAYNLGDCCHPVPGDRIVGVRRTGEPIEVHTIDCRSLEAGQDDDWVDLSWDSKSKGGTARLQVIVKNQPGALAAVANVFGATKANILNLQLVNREGPFHTDIIDLEVNDAQHLNRILSALRALDAVVQADRV from the coding sequence ATGCTGCGTCAATATGAACTTGTTGAGCGGGTGAAGCGCTACGATCCGGATGCGGACGAGGCGATGATCAACCGCGCCTATGTCTTCTCCGTCCAGAAACACGGGTCCCAGAAGCGCGCCAGCGGCGACCCCTATTTCAGCCATCCGATTGAAGTCGCGGGTATTTTGACGGATTTCAGCCTGGACGACCAGACCATCGTCACGGCCCTGCTGCACGACACGATCGAGGACACGCTCGTCACCTATGACGAGATCGAAAGCGCGTTTGGCAAGGACGTCGCCAAGATGGTCGATGGCGTCACCAAGCTGTCGAAGATCGAGGCGATGTCGGAAAATGAGCGGGCGGCGGAAAATCTCCGCAAATTCCTGCTCGCCATGTCGGACGACATTCGCGTGCTGCTGGTGAAGCTCGCCGACCGGCTTCACAATATGCGCACGCTGCATTTCATCAAGAATGAGACCAAGCGCCGCCGCATCGCCCGCGAGACGATGGACATCTATGCCCCGCTTGCAGAGCGGATTGGCATGTACGACTTCATGCGCGAAATGCAGTTGCTCGCCTTCCGGGAGTTAGAGCCGGAAGCCTATGACAGCATCACCAAGCGCCTCGAACAGCTGAAGGAAGGCGGCCACGACAAGGTCGATCGCATCGGTGCGGAGTTGCAGCTGCTGCTCGGCGGCAAGAACCTGTCCGTCACCGTGTCAGGCCGCGAAAAGCACCCCTATTCCATCTGGAAGAAGATGCAGGAAAGGCACATCAGCTTCGAACAGCTGACCGACGTCATGGCCTTCCGCGTCATCACCGAAACAACAGAAGATTGCTACCGCGCGCTCGGGGTCATTCACCAGACCTACAAAATGGTGCCGGGCCGGTTCAAGGATTACATCTCCACGCCCAAGCGCAACGGCTACCGCTCGTTGCACACCACGGTGATCCATCAGGATAACGCCCGGATCGAGGTGCAGATTCGCAGCCGCGACATGCACAACGACGCCGAACTCGGCCTGGCGGCGCACTGGGCCTACAAGCAGAAAGGCGACGCGGCGGATCATCATGCGGCATGGCTGCGCGACCTCGTCGAAATCCTGGAGCAAAGCCAGGATGCGGACGAGCTGCTCGAACATACCCGCATGGCGATGTATCAAGACCGCATCTTCGCCTTCTCCCCCAAGGGCGAGCTGCACCAGCTACCCAAGGGGTCGACGCCGGTGGACTTCGCCTATGCCGTCCATACCTCGCTGGGCAACCAGACGGTTGGCGCCAAGGTAAACGGCCGCGTCGTGCCGTTGCGCACCAGCCTTGAAAATGGCGATCAGGTCGAAATCCTGAAATCGGAAGGACAGGAGCCGCAGCCGGGCTGGCTGACCTTCGCCATCACCGGCAAGGCCCGCGCCGCGATCCGTCGCTATATTCGGCAGAAACAGCGCGGCGAGGAAGTCGCACTGGGTGAGAAGCTCTATGAGGAGATCATCGGCCGCTTCTCGCCCGAACTGGCAAGCGAATTGGGTGACAAGGCGCTGAAGGCCGCCCTGAAACGGCTGAAGCTGGATGATCGCGCGTCTCTGATGGTGGCCATCGCCACCCATCGCCTGCTCGATTCAGAGGTGATGGAGGCTCTTATCCCCGGCTCCACCAGCGTAGATGGGATAGAGGAAGCGCATCCACGCCAGCACGCGCCCGTCTCGATCCGTGGCCTGACGCCCGGCATCGCCTATAATCTGGGCGACTGCTGCCACCCCGTACCCGGCGACCGCATCGTCGGCGTGCGCCGCACGGGCGAGCCGATCGAGGTGCACACCATTGACTGCCGGTCGCTCGAAGCCGGGCAGGATGACGATTGGGTGGACCTCAGCTGGGACAGCAAGTCCAAGGGCGGCACCGCGCGGCTCCAGGTCATCGTCAAGAACCAGCCCGGCGCGCTCGCCGCCGTCGCCAACGTATTCGGGGCGACCAAGGCGAACATCCTAAACCTCCAGCTGGTAAATCGCGAAGGGCCGTTCCACACCGACATCATCGATCTGGAAGTCAACGACGCCCAGCACCTGAACCGCATCCTCTCAGCATTGCGAGCACTGGACGCGGTAGTGCAGGCAGACCGGGTTTAG